In Arthrobacter sp. SLBN-83, one DNA window encodes the following:
- a CDS encoding MMPL family transporter, giving the protein MALLLYRLGKFSYRRRWLVISLWLAVLVAVGGSAAAFHGTLSNNFQIPGTETQRIADKLKQELPSASGGSATIVFEAPDGGFTDQSRAAVTDALKKLQTIPEVKGTVDPFATQAQVDQAGKAITDGEQQLAAGQAQLDASRAQLEAGKAQLAAAEQQLSAAGAPAALIEAQLGQQKAALAAGQAKLDAGTQELEATKAKLELGKRQAQAASAIRFVSGDNKAAVAQVQFNTSINGLAPTVRKQVQQIAHETSSAGVTALASKEITEDISALFGTAEIVGIAVAALVLILMLGTLVAAGLPLLMAIMGVGVGVGITFALSGLFDMSSISPMLALMLGLAVGIDYSLFIVNRHRTQLLAGMDPEESVARANGTSGNAVVFAGLTVIIALAALVVPGLPFLTVMGLAAAGTVAVAVLVAITLTPAMLSLIGRRIISKRAWAKSEAHNAEPGHEAADIAVDRERSTHGWGGLVTKHPWIALIAGILLLGTLALPATQLQLALPDGGSEPVESEAYQAYDLTARSFGEGVTGPIVAVGEFPANLDAAQAQKLQFDIADKLRAVDNVVAAVPVALSEDRRTAVFQVIPKEGPASASTVKVVSELRGLNGEIKADYDVAMGLTGQTAGNVDVSTKLGDALPPYLAIVVGLSLVLLLLVFRSIVVPLLATGGFLLSLSAAFGAVVAVYQWGWLGNVFDVANPGAVLSFLPIILIGVLFGLAMDYQVFIASGMREAYMHGSSAKEAVRVGFRHAAAVVTAAAIIMVSVFSGFIFSHLTMVRPLGFAMAFGVLFDAFVVRMTIVPAVMYLLGAKSWWLPRWLDRILPDVDVEGAKLNRGQAAPVSGELVH; this is encoded by the coding sequence ATGGCACTCCTCCTCTACCGCCTCGGCAAGTTCTCCTACCGCCGGCGCTGGCTTGTCATCTCCCTGTGGCTTGCCGTGCTGGTGGCCGTGGGCGGCTCTGCCGCAGCCTTCCACGGCACCCTGTCCAACAACTTCCAGATCCCCGGGACCGAAACCCAGCGGATCGCGGACAAGCTCAAGCAGGAGCTGCCCTCGGCGTCCGGCGGAAGCGCCACGATCGTCTTCGAAGCGCCCGACGGCGGCTTCACGGACCAGAGCCGGGCAGCCGTGACCGACGCGCTGAAGAAGCTGCAGACCATCCCTGAGGTCAAAGGCACGGTGGATCCGTTCGCCACCCAGGCCCAGGTGGACCAGGCCGGCAAGGCCATTACCGACGGCGAGCAGCAGCTCGCGGCCGGCCAGGCCCAGCTTGACGCCTCCCGCGCGCAGCTCGAGGCCGGCAAGGCCCAGCTGGCCGCGGCCGAGCAACAGCTTAGTGCGGCAGGAGCACCGGCAGCACTGATTGAGGCCCAGCTCGGCCAGCAGAAGGCGGCGCTGGCGGCGGGCCAGGCAAAGCTCGACGCCGGCACCCAGGAACTGGAGGCCACCAAGGCCAAGCTGGAACTTGGCAAGCGCCAGGCCCAGGCAGCATCGGCCATCCGCTTCGTTTCCGGGGACAACAAAGCCGCCGTGGCACAGGTGCAGTTCAACACCTCCATCAACGGGCTGGCCCCAACGGTCCGCAAGCAGGTGCAGCAGATCGCCCACGAAACCTCCTCGGCCGGCGTCACCGCGCTGGCCAGCAAGGAAATCACCGAGGACATCTCGGCCCTGTTTGGCACCGCGGAAATCGTGGGCATCGCCGTGGCAGCGCTGGTCCTCATCCTCATGCTGGGCACTCTGGTAGCCGCCGGGCTGCCGCTGCTGATGGCCATCATGGGCGTCGGCGTGGGCGTGGGCATCACCTTTGCCCTGTCCGGCCTGTTCGACATGAGCTCCATCTCCCCCATGCTGGCCCTCATGCTGGGCCTCGCCGTGGGCATCGACTACTCGCTGTTCATCGTGAACCGGCACCGGACCCAGTTGCTGGCCGGCATGGATCCTGAAGAGTCCGTGGCCCGGGCCAACGGCACGTCCGGCAACGCGGTGGTCTTCGCCGGCCTCACCGTGATCATCGCCCTGGCCGCCCTGGTGGTCCCCGGACTGCCGTTCCTCACCGTCATGGGCCTCGCGGCGGCCGGAACCGTGGCCGTGGCCGTACTGGTCGCCATCACCCTGACCCCTGCCATGCTGTCCCTGATCGGCCGCCGCATCATCTCCAAGCGGGCCTGGGCAAAGTCGGAGGCGCACAACGCCGAGCCCGGCCACGAAGCCGCAGATATCGCCGTCGACCGCGAACGAAGCACCCACGGGTGGGGTGGCCTGGTCACCAAGCACCCCTGGATTGCGCTCATCGCCGGCATCCTCCTGCTGGGCACCCTGGCCCTGCCCGCAACCCAGCTCCAGCTGGCCCTGCCGGACGGCGGCTCCGAGCCCGTGGAGTCAGAGGCATACCAGGCCTACGACCTGACGGCACGCAGCTTCGGCGAAGGCGTCACCGGCCCCATCGTGGCCGTGGGCGAGTTCCCCGCGAACCTGGATGCGGCCCAGGCGCAGAAACTGCAGTTCGACATCGCGGACAAGCTCCGCGCCGTGGACAACGTGGTGGCAGCCGTGCCGGTTGCCCTCAGCGAAGACCGCCGCACCGCCGTGTTCCAGGTCATCCCCAAGGAAGGTCCCGCCAGCGCCAGCACCGTCAAGGTGGTCTCCGAACTGCGCGGACTGAACGGCGAAATCAAGGCCGACTACGACGTCGCCATGGGCCTGACCGGGCAGACGGCCGGCAACGTGGACGTCTCCACGAAGCTTGGCGACGCTTTGCCGCCCTACCTGGCAATCGTCGTCGGACTTTCCCTGGTCCTGCTCCTGCTGGTGTTCCGCTCCATCGTGGTCCCGCTGCTGGCCACGGGCGGCTTCCTGCTGTCCCTGTCTGCGGCCTTCGGCGCCGTGGTGGCTGTGTACCAGTGGGGATGGCTGGGCAATGTCTTCGACGTGGCCAACCCGGGCGCCGTGCTGAGCTTCCTGCCCATCATCCTGATCGGCGTGCTGTTCGGCCTGGCCATGGACTACCAGGTGTTCATCGCCTCCGGCATGCGCGAGGCCTACATGCACGGATCATCCGCCAAGGAAGCGGTCCGGGTGGGCTTTCGGCACGCAGCCGCCGTGGTCACCGCAGCCGCGATCATCATGGTCAGTGTGTTCTCCGGCTTCATCTTCAGCCACCTCACCATGGTCCGGCCGCTGGGCTTCGCGATGGCCTTCGGCGTCCTGTTCGACGCCTTCGTGGTCCGCATGACCATCGTTCCGGCCGTGATGTACCTGCTGGGTGCCAAGTCCTGGTGGCTGCCCCGCTGGCTGGACCGGATCCTGCCGGACGTGGACGTGGAGGGCGCCAAGCTCAACCGCGGCCAGGCCGCACCGGTGTCCGGCGAGCTGGTCCACTAG
- a CDS encoding Maf family protein, with protein MLHLILASQSPARTKLLAEAGIRHTVLVSDVDEAAVQERYGVTDPHDTALLLARAKAEAVASLPEAEGALVLGCDSVFEFDGEAHGKPYTADVARERMLRMSGSAGVLHTGHWLVDCRDTDDDGSGGRGSGATLGAVASAEVSFLEMEPAEIDAYIATGEPLHCAGSFTIDGLGGAFIRKVDGDPHAVVGLSVSTLRSLLAAANVRITDLWPHR; from the coding sequence GTGCTCCATCTGATTCTCGCCTCCCAGTCCCCCGCCCGCACCAAGCTCCTCGCCGAGGCCGGCATCCGGCACACCGTGCTGGTGTCCGACGTCGACGAGGCCGCCGTCCAGGAGCGGTACGGTGTCACCGACCCGCACGACACCGCACTGCTGCTGGCCCGGGCCAAGGCCGAGGCCGTGGCGTCACTTCCCGAGGCGGAGGGCGCGCTGGTGCTGGGCTGCGACTCCGTCTTTGAGTTCGACGGCGAGGCGCACGGCAAGCCCTACACGGCCGACGTCGCCCGCGAGCGGATGCTGCGCATGAGCGGCAGCGCGGGCGTGCTGCACACGGGGCACTGGCTGGTGGACTGCAGGGACACGGACGACGACGGCAGCGGCGGCCGCGGCTCGGGCGCCACGCTCGGGGCGGTCGCCTCCGCCGAGGTTTCCTTCCTGGAAATGGAACCGGCCGAAATCGACGCCTACATCGCCACCGGCGAACCGCTGCACTGCGCGGGCTCCTTCACCATCGACGGCCTGGGCGGGGCCTTCATCCGGAAGGTCGACGGCGACCCGCACGCCGTCGTCGGCCTTTCCGTCTCCACCCTGCGCAGCCTGCTCGCTGCCGCCAATGTGCGCATCACGGATCTCTGGCCCCACCGCTAA
- a CDS encoding acetyl/propionyl/methylcrotonyl-CoA carboxylase subunit alpha: MSANLEQSAGTTQPSLTKVLIANRGEIAVRIIRAARDEGLASVAVYADPDRDALHVRLADEAYALGGTTAAESYLVMDKIIEVARQSGADAIHPGYGFLAENAQFAARVIEAGITWIGPSPEAISALGDKVQARHIAEKVGAPLVPGTADPVESAQEVLDFVDQYGLPVAIKAAFGGGGRGIKVARTREEIPELYESAVREATAAFGRGECFIERFLDAPRHVETQCLADSHGNVVVVSTRDCSLQRRNQKLVEEAPAPFLTEDQNRRLYESSKAILKEAGYLGAGTCEFLVGQDGTISFLEVNTRLQVEHCVSEEVTGIDLVREQFRLARGEELGYGDPEVRGHSIEFRITGEDPGRNFLPAPGTLRVLKNPTGPGVRVDSGVEQGDVISGNFDSMLSKLIITGASRPQALQRARRALEEMVVEGIPTVIPFDLAVVSDPAFAPAEGPFTVHTRWIETEFSNNLPAWTPDGTADGEGSAEDRQRVVVEVGGKRLEVVLPASLGTPGTATAAAGKSGKSKKRSRSAGPAAATGNALTSPMQGTIVKVAVAHGDVVSEGDLVVVLEAMKMEQPLTAHRSGTITGLTATAGETVSAGAIIATIED; this comes from the coding sequence TTGTCAGCAAATTTGGAGCAGTCCGCAGGAACCACGCAGCCGAGCCTCACAAAGGTGCTGATCGCCAACCGCGGCGAAATCGCCGTGCGGATTATCCGGGCGGCCCGGGACGAGGGCCTCGCCTCCGTTGCCGTCTATGCTGACCCGGACCGCGACGCCCTGCACGTCCGGCTGGCTGACGAGGCTTACGCTCTGGGCGGCACCACCGCCGCAGAGTCCTACCTGGTGATGGACAAAATCATCGAGGTCGCCCGCCAGTCCGGCGCCGACGCCATCCACCCGGGCTATGGCTTCCTTGCCGAAAACGCCCAGTTCGCCGCCCGGGTGATCGAGGCCGGCATCACCTGGATCGGGCCCTCCCCCGAGGCCATCTCCGCCCTGGGCGACAAGGTCCAGGCCCGGCACATCGCCGAAAAGGTCGGTGCCCCGCTGGTGCCCGGCACGGCGGACCCCGTCGAGTCCGCGCAGGAGGTCCTGGACTTCGTGGACCAGTACGGCCTGCCCGTGGCCATCAAGGCTGCCTTTGGCGGCGGCGGGCGCGGCATCAAGGTGGCCCGTACCCGGGAGGAAATTCCCGAACTGTACGAATCCGCCGTCCGCGAGGCCACTGCCGCCTTCGGCCGCGGTGAATGCTTCATCGAACGCTTCCTCGATGCTCCGCGCCACGTGGAAACCCAGTGCCTGGCCGACTCCCACGGCAACGTCGTGGTGGTATCCACACGCGACTGCTCCCTCCAGCGGCGCAACCAGAAACTCGTGGAGGAGGCCCCGGCCCCGTTCCTCACCGAGGACCAAAACCGCCGCCTGTACGAATCCTCCAAGGCCATCCTGAAAGAGGCCGGCTACCTGGGCGCAGGCACCTGCGAATTCCTGGTGGGCCAGGACGGCACCATCTCCTTCCTTGAGGTCAACACCCGCCTGCAGGTGGAGCACTGCGTCTCCGAGGAAGTCACCGGCATCGACTTGGTGCGCGAACAGTTCCGGCTGGCCCGCGGCGAGGAACTGGGCTATGGCGACCCCGAGGTCCGTGGCCACTCCATCGAATTCCGCATCACCGGCGAGGACCCGGGCCGGAACTTCCTGCCCGCCCCCGGCACCCTCCGCGTCCTGAAGAACCCCACCGGCCCCGGTGTGCGCGTGGACTCCGGCGTGGAGCAGGGCGACGTCATCAGCGGCAACTTCGACTCCATGCTGTCCAAGCTCATCATCACCGGCGCCAGCCGCCCGCAGGCCCTGCAGCGTGCGCGCCGCGCCCTGGAAGAAATGGTGGTGGAGGGCATCCCCACCGTCATCCCGTTCGACCTCGCTGTCGTCTCGGACCCCGCATTCGCACCCGCCGAAGGCCCCTTCACGGTCCACACCCGCTGGATCGAAACCGAATTCAGCAACAACCTGCCCGCGTGGACCCCGGACGGCACTGCCGACGGCGAAGGCTCCGCCGAGGACCGGCAGCGCGTGGTGGTGGAGGTGGGCGGCAAGCGCCTTGAGGTGGTCCTCCCCGCCTCCCTCGGCACCCCGGGAACCGCAACCGCCGCCGCCGGAAAATCGGGTAAGTCCAAGAAGCGCTCCCGCTCCGCAGGACCCGCTGCCGCCACCGGCAACGCCCTGACCTCCCCCATGCAGGGAACTATCGTCAAGGTGGCCGTGGCCCACGGCGACGTGGTGTCCGAAGGCGACCTGGTGGTGGTCCTCGAGGCCATGAAGATGGAACAGCCACTCACCGCACACCGTTCCGGCACCATCACGGGCTTGACTGCAACGGCCGGTGAGACGGTGTCCGCGGGCGCCATCATCGCCACCATCGAGGACTAG
- a CDS encoding YybH family protein, translating to MLAPSFQEEVDRYHQAVPEITRGNPAPIKELYSRLDDVTLANPFGGIARGWAQVEARLDQAARQFRDGEMLGFDTVTSYTARDTAYLVETEHFRARLDGAATTEEFALRVSSIFRREEGYWKLVHRHADPAARPQSRRSLKQPPA from the coding sequence ATGCTCGCACCAAGCTTCCAGGAAGAAGTGGACCGCTACCACCAGGCGGTTCCAGAAATCACGCGGGGCAACCCGGCTCCGATCAAGGAACTTTACTCCCGGCTGGACGATGTCACCCTGGCCAATCCGTTCGGCGGAATCGCCCGCGGCTGGGCCCAGGTGGAGGCCCGGCTGGACCAGGCCGCACGGCAGTTCCGCGACGGCGAGATGCTGGGCTTTGACACCGTCACCTCGTATACAGCCCGCGACACCGCCTACCTGGTGGAGACCGAACACTTCCGCGCCCGGCTTGACGGGGCAGCCACGACGGAGGAGTTCGCGCTGCGCGTGAGCAGCATCTTCCGGCGCGAGGAAGGCTATTGGAAGCTGGTGCACCGCCACGCGGACCCGGCTGCCCGGCCCCAATCCCGCCGTTCGCTGAAACAGCCGCCGGCCTGA
- a CDS encoding glutamine amidotransferase — protein MLPFLLLASRVEDAAADDEYAAYLRYGGLEERELLRVRLEAAPLPSLDLSKYSGVIVGGSPFTSSDPPEHKSPVQHRVEQELAALLDQLVDLDFPFLGACFGVGTLGSHQGAVIDRTYGEPLGAVEVELTEEGLQDPILQGMPQTFTALTGHKEAVSSLPPHAVLLARAASCPVHMFRIKTNLYATQFHPELDADGLVTRIDIYRHAGYFPPEAAEELMAAARQLTVTEPMAVLKNFVARYAR, from the coding sequence ATGCTGCCTTTCCTGCTCCTGGCCTCCCGTGTGGAGGATGCTGCCGCGGACGACGAGTACGCGGCCTACCTGAGGTACGGCGGGCTTGAGGAACGGGAGCTCCTCCGCGTCCGGCTCGAAGCCGCTCCCCTGCCGTCGCTGGACCTTTCAAAGTACTCCGGCGTGATCGTCGGCGGCAGCCCCTTCACCTCCAGCGACCCGCCGGAACACAAGAGCCCGGTCCAGCACCGGGTGGAGCAGGAGCTGGCAGCTCTCCTGGACCAGCTGGTGGACCTCGATTTCCCGTTCCTCGGCGCCTGCTTCGGAGTGGGCACCCTGGGGAGCCATCAGGGCGCCGTGATCGACCGGACCTACGGCGAGCCGCTGGGCGCGGTGGAGGTGGAGCTGACGGAGGAGGGCCTGCAGGACCCTATCCTGCAGGGCATGCCGCAAACCTTCACGGCGCTGACCGGGCACAAGGAAGCCGTCAGCTCGCTGCCCCCGCACGCTGTGCTGCTGGCGCGGGCAGCCTCCTGCCCGGTCCACATGTTCCGCATCAAGACCAATCTTTACGCCACCCAGTTCCACCCCGAACTTGACGCGGACGGGCTGGTGACCCGGATCGACATCTACCGGCACGCCGGCTATTTCCCGCCCGAAGCCGCGGAGGAGCTCATGGCGGCAGCGCGGCAGCTCACTGTCACCGAGCCCATGGCCGTGCTCAAGAACTTCGTGGCCCGCTACGCCCGCTGA
- a CDS encoding MFS transporter has protein sequence MSSTDTTALPGAQQPVNSRGRVIVASLIGTTVEFYDFYVYATAAVLVFPKLFFPSANETTQLLSSFAVFGVAFIARPLGSIIFGHFGDKFGRKGTLVASLLTMGIATFLIGCLPTALVPGWEFLAPALLVVMRFAQGLALGGEWSGAALLATENAPANKRAIYGTFPQLGAPIGFIIANVIFLVASYTLTPEAFAAWGWRVPFLLSAVMVILGLYVRLKLIETPAFTKVVESNEVAKLPLGRVFKSSWRQLILGTFIMLATYVLFYLMTTFTLTYGTKPTLEGAKAVAEKAGKPMSEAAAAAFVPGLGYSRNDFLWMLIAGVVFFGIFTLVSGPLAEKYGRRKMLIAVTAGIFVFGLLFVPLFSGGFVGTMGLLILGFSLMGLTFGPMGALLPELFPTNVRYTGSAISYNFSSILGAAVAPFIAVALWEAAKGSPVLVGVYLTSMAVLTLIALFLTRETRDVDYENNVA, from the coding sequence ATGTCATCCACCGATACCACCGCGCTGCCAGGTGCACAGCAGCCGGTGAACTCCCGCGGCCGCGTCATCGTGGCCAGCCTGATCGGCACCACAGTGGAGTTTTACGACTTCTACGTCTACGCCACTGCCGCCGTCCTGGTCTTCCCGAAGCTCTTCTTCCCCAGTGCGAACGAAACCACGCAGCTGCTGAGCTCCTTTGCCGTGTTTGGCGTGGCCTTCATCGCCCGGCCCCTCGGCTCCATCATCTTCGGGCACTTCGGTGACAAGTTCGGGCGCAAGGGCACGCTGGTGGCCTCGCTGCTGACCATGGGTATCGCCACGTTCCTCATCGGTTGCCTCCCCACCGCGCTGGTTCCGGGCTGGGAGTTCCTGGCACCGGCCCTGCTGGTGGTCATGCGCTTCGCCCAGGGCCTGGCGCTCGGCGGCGAATGGAGCGGGGCCGCGCTGCTGGCCACCGAGAACGCCCCCGCCAACAAGCGCGCCATCTACGGCACCTTCCCGCAGCTCGGCGCCCCGATTGGCTTCATCATCGCCAACGTCATCTTCCTGGTGGCGAGCTACACCCTGACCCCGGAGGCCTTCGCCGCATGGGGCTGGCGCGTTCCGTTCCTGCTCAGCGCCGTCATGGTGATCCTGGGCCTCTACGTCCGGCTCAAGCTCATCGAGACCCCCGCCTTCACCAAGGTGGTCGAGTCCAACGAGGTGGCCAAGCTGCCGCTGGGCCGCGTCTTCAAGAGCAGCTGGCGCCAGCTGATCCTGGGCACCTTCATCATGCTGGCCACGTACGTGCTCTTCTACCTGATGACCACGTTCACGCTCACCTACGGCACCAAGCCAACCCTGGAAGGTGCCAAGGCCGTAGCCGAAAAGGCCGGAAAGCCGATGTCCGAAGCCGCTGCCGCCGCGTTCGTTCCCGGCCTCGGCTACAGCCGGAACGACTTCCTCTGGATGCTGATTGCCGGCGTCGTCTTCTTCGGCATCTTCACCCTGGTCTCCGGACCCCTGGCCGAAAAGTATGGCCGCCGCAAGATGCTCATCGCCGTCACCGCCGGCATCTTCGTGTTCGGCCTGCTGTTCGTCCCGCTGTTTAGCGGCGGCTTTGTGGGCACCATGGGGCTGCTGATCCTTGGGTTCTCCCTCATGGGCCTTACGTTCGGGCCCATGGGAGCGCTGCTGCCGGAACTGTTCCCCACGAACGTCCGCTACACCGGCTCCGCCATCAGCTACAACTTCTCGAGCATCCTGGGTGCAGCAGTGGCGCCGTTCATCGCCGTGGCCTTGTGGGAGGCCGCCAAGGGCAGCCCGGTCCTGGTCGGCGTGTACCTGACCTCCATGGCAGTGCTCACCCTGATCGCGCTGTTCCTAACCCGCGAAACCCGGGACGTGGACTACGAGAACAACGTGGCCTGA
- a CDS encoding MFS transporter, producing MTVDRTVETGVQPGPARTTDAPALEFRPGRWIANWDAENKEQWETAGRAIARRNLNWSIFAEFLGFVVWQLWSIVVVQLPAAGFTFSTSEVFWLISMPSLVGATLRIPYTFMVPRFGGRNWTIVSALLLLIPSTGLALCVSNPDTPFGVMLLVAALAGFGGGNFASSMANITFFYPAREKGWALGLNAAGGNLGAAVAQLAVPIVITLLAAGTVNLPMAGWMWVPFILLAAFGAFKYMNNLTSAKGDVAGSVAALKEPHLWIMALLYIGTFGSFIGFAGVFPKLIKDYFPGFSSIGVGTVALSLAFLGPLVGSLARPYGGRMADRMGGARMTVSAFAAMAVITLAMIWTLPLKNFLLFLVLFLMLFTASGFGNGATYRMIPVIFATSSRAARKGASSVATQRLASSALGLISAIGAYGGFVIPQVLNASSTATGSYTPAFYGFVGAYVLMLLVCWACYIRSAGRNAMGHI from the coding sequence GTGACTGTTGACCGCACTGTCGAAACCGGCGTACAGCCCGGCCCTGCCCGCACCACAGACGCCCCTGCCCTTGAATTCCGCCCCGGCCGCTGGATCGCCAACTGGGATGCGGAGAACAAGGAGCAGTGGGAAACCGCAGGCCGCGCCATCGCGCGCCGCAACCTGAACTGGTCCATTTTCGCCGAGTTCCTTGGCTTTGTGGTGTGGCAGCTCTGGTCCATCGTGGTGGTCCAGCTTCCCGCCGCCGGGTTCACGTTCTCCACTTCGGAGGTCTTCTGGCTCATCTCCATGCCCAGCCTGGTGGGCGCCACGCTCCGCATCCCCTACACCTTCATGGTCCCCCGGTTCGGCGGACGGAACTGGACCATCGTGTCCGCCCTGCTGCTCCTGATCCCCTCCACCGGGCTGGCCCTCTGCGTTTCCAACCCGGATACCCCGTTCGGGGTCATGCTCCTGGTGGCGGCCCTGGCCGGCTTCGGCGGCGGCAACTTCGCCAGCTCAATGGCCAACATCACCTTCTTCTACCCCGCCCGCGAAAAGGGCTGGGCGCTGGGCCTGAACGCCGCGGGCGGAAACCTCGGTGCCGCCGTCGCACAGCTTGCCGTCCCCATTGTGATCACCCTGCTGGCCGCGGGCACCGTGAACCTTCCCATGGCGGGGTGGATGTGGGTCCCCTTTATCCTGCTGGCCGCGTTTGGCGCCTTCAAGTACATGAACAACCTCACCAGTGCCAAGGGCGATGTGGCCGGCTCCGTGGCCGCGCTCAAGGAACCGCACCTGTGGATCATGGCGTTGCTGTACATCGGGACGTTTGGCTCCTTCATCGGCTTCGCCGGCGTCTTCCCCAAGCTGATCAAGGACTACTTCCCCGGGTTCTCCAGCATCGGCGTGGGAACCGTGGCCCTCTCGCTCGCTTTCCTGGGCCCCCTGGTGGGCTCGCTGGCCCGTCCCTACGGCGGCCGCATGGCGGACCGTATGGGCGGAGCCCGGATGACTGTTTCGGCGTTTGCCGCCATGGCCGTGATCACGCTGGCCATGATCTGGACCTTGCCGCTGAAGAACTTCCTGCTCTTCCTGGTCCTGTTCCTGATGCTCTTCACCGCCAGCGGCTTTGGCAACGGCGCCACGTACCGGATGATTCCGGTCATCTTCGCAACCTCGAGCCGGGCCGCGCGCAAGGGCGCAAGCTCCGTGGCCACCCAGCGCCTGGCGTCTTCCGCCCTCGGCCTGATCTCCGCGATCGGGGCCTACGGCGGCTTCGTGATCCCCCAGGTCCTGAACGCCTCCAGCACCGCCACCGGCTCCTACACCCCCGCCTTCTACGGCTTCGTCGGGGCGTACGTCCTGATGCTGCTGGTCTGTTGGGCCTGCTACATCCGCAGCGCCGGCCGGAACGCGATGGGACACATCTAG